A genomic window from Sphingobacterium sp. BN32 includes:
- a CDS encoding acyl-CoA carboxylase subunit beta, translating to MHTLINELQKKREALLLGGGLDKIQKQREKGKMSAWERVIYLLDENRPYTEIGIFAGEGQYKEHGGCPNGGVVVVMGYVKDRLCIAVSNDATVKAGAWFPITCKKNLRAQEIAMENNLPIIYLVDSAGVYLPMQDEIFPDKEHFGRIFRNNAKISAMGIPQIAAIMGSCVAGGAYLPIMSDYALIVEGTGSVFLAGSYLVKSSIGENIDNETLGGAATHSEISGVTDNKYPNDESCLDAIKNIVDKFGASPKALFSRVESIAPEYTIDQLYNYFPEDRLKPYNMLEVLKSIVDKGSLEEYKKDYGKTLICALARIDGWAVGIVANQREVVKAKKPGNSTEMQMGGVIYSDSADKAARFIMNCNQQKIPLVFFQDISGFMVGSRAEHGGIIKDGAKMVNAMANSVVPKFTFMVGNSYGAGNYAMCGKAYDPRLIYAWPTAKIAVMSGASAGKTLLQIQEATLKSKNVTLSEEEKNKLLKDIEERYNEQLSPYYAASRLWVDGVIDPAETRKIISMGIEAATHNPNIPDYKVGVIQT from the coding sequence ATGCACACTTTAATTAATGAACTTCAGAAAAAGAGGGAGGCTTTACTATTAGGTGGAGGCTTAGATAAAATCCAAAAACAACGTGAAAAAGGAAAGATGTCAGCGTGGGAGCGCGTTATTTATCTATTGGATGAAAACAGGCCTTATACCGAAATAGGGATCTTTGCTGGAGAAGGACAATACAAGGAACATGGTGGATGCCCTAATGGGGGAGTTGTGGTCGTGATGGGCTATGTAAAGGATAGATTATGTATTGCTGTATCAAACGATGCTACCGTAAAAGCGGGTGCTTGGTTCCCGATTACATGTAAAAAGAACCTGAGGGCACAGGAGATTGCCATGGAGAATAATCTCCCTATTATTTACTTGGTAGACTCTGCCGGTGTGTATTTACCTATGCAAGACGAGATCTTCCCGGATAAGGAACATTTCGGCCGTATTTTTCGTAACAATGCAAAGATATCCGCAATGGGAATTCCACAGATCGCTGCTATTATGGGTTCCTGCGTAGCAGGTGGTGCCTATTTACCGATCATGTCTGATTATGCACTTATCGTTGAAGGTACTGGTTCGGTCTTCTTAGCTGGTTCCTACTTGGTAAAATCGTCCATCGGCGAAAATATTGATAACGAAACCTTAGGCGGTGCAGCAACGCACTCCGAAATATCAGGCGTAACAGACAACAAATATCCAAATGATGAGTCTTGCTTAGATGCCATCAAGAATATTGTGGATAAGTTCGGCGCCAGCCCTAAAGCCCTGTTCTCCAGAGTAGAGTCAATTGCTCCGGAATACACTATAGATCAATTATATAATTACTTTCCTGAAGATCGTTTAAAGCCTTACAACATGTTGGAGGTTTTAAAAAGCATTGTGGATAAGGGAAGTTTAGAGGAATATAAAAAGGACTACGGAAAGACGTTAATCTGCGCCTTAGCCCGTATTGATGGTTGGGCTGTCGGTATCGTGGCAAATCAACGCGAAGTAGTAAAAGCTAAGAAACCGGGCAATTCAACCGAGATGCAGATGGGCGGAGTAATCTACTCGGATTCGGCCGATAAAGCCGCACGCTTTATCATGAACTGCAACCAACAGAAGATTCCATTGGTATTCTTCCAGGATATCTCCGGCTTTATGGTAGGCTCCAGAGCCGAGCATGGCGGAATCATTAAAGACGGTGCTAAGATGGTCAACGCTATGGCAAACTCCGTCGTACCTAAGTTCACCTTTATGGTCGGCAACAGTTATGGAGCCGGAAACTACGCGATGTGCGGAAAAGCCTACGATCCACGTCTGATCTATGCATGGCCGACTGCAAAAATAGCCGTAATGAGCGGTGCATCAGCAGGTAAAACCTTATTGCAAATACAGGAAGCAACCCTCAAATCGAAAAATGTCACACTTAGCGAAGAAGAAAAAAATAAGCTACTCAAAGACATCGAAGAAAGATATAATGAACAATTGAGTCCCTATTATGCAGCTTCCCGCTTATGGGTAGACGGTGTAATCGACCCGGCAGAAACCCGAAAAATAATTTCTATGGGAATAGAAGCCGCAACCCATAATCCAAATATACCCGACTATAAGGTAGGTGTTATTCAGACGTAG
- a CDS encoding acyl-CoA dehydrogenase family protein: MFQVSSDEQLMLVKESARNFAVNYIKPYVMEWDQAQTFPIDVFKKLGEHGFMGIVVPEQYGGSGLSYQEYITILDEISKVCGSIGLSVAAHNSLCTNHILSFANEEQKQRYLPKLASGEWIGAWGLTEPGSGSDAGGMNTTAVIDGDYFVLNGDKTFITHAISGDVAVVMARTGEKGDKKGISAFIIEKGTPGFTAGAKMDKLGMRASETGSLFFDNCRIHKDQLIGEIGDGFVQALKLLDGGRISIAALSLGIARGAYECALKYANEREQFNSKIFDFQAVGFTLADMATKIEASELLIRKAGLLKDQGKKVTREGAMAKLFASETAVEVSNEGVQILGGYGFTKDFPAEKYFRDAKLCTIGEGTSSIQRMVIAREIKKDVE; this comes from the coding sequence ATGTTTCAAGTTAGTTCGGACGAGCAGTTAATGCTGGTCAAGGAAAGCGCTAGAAATTTTGCCGTCAATTACATTAAGCCGTACGTGATGGAGTGGGATCAAGCCCAAACCTTCCCTATCGACGTATTTAAAAAATTGGGAGAGCACGGCTTTATGGGGATCGTCGTACCTGAGCAGTACGGCGGTTCCGGCTTAAGCTACCAGGAATACATCACTATTCTTGACGAAATTTCTAAAGTGTGTGGATCTATCGGCCTATCGGTAGCTGCGCATAACTCATTATGTACAAATCATATCTTGTCTTTTGCGAATGAAGAGCAAAAACAGCGTTACTTACCGAAACTGGCTAGCGGTGAGTGGATCGGTGCATGGGGCTTAACAGAACCAGGATCGGGATCTGATGCTGGTGGTATGAACACTACAGCTGTTATTGACGGAGATTACTTTGTTTTGAACGGCGATAAAACCTTTATTACACATGCGATTAGCGGTGATGTAGCCGTAGTGATGGCTCGTACAGGTGAGAAAGGTGATAAAAAAGGTATTTCAGCTTTTATTATTGAAAAAGGAACGCCAGGATTTACAGCTGGTGCGAAGATGGATAAGTTAGGGATGCGTGCGTCGGAAACAGGATCTTTATTCTTCGATAACTGTCGTATCCACAAAGACCAATTGATCGGCGAGATCGGTGATGGTTTTGTGCAAGCATTGAAATTATTGGATGGCGGACGTATCTCTATCGCAGCTTTATCTTTGGGTATTGCACGTGGAGCCTACGAATGTGCCTTGAAATATGCGAATGAGCGTGAGCAATTCAACTCTAAAATTTTTGATTTTCAAGCTGTAGGCTTTACATTAGCAGATATGGCGACGAAGATTGAAGCTTCGGAGCTATTGATCCGCAAAGCTGGTCTTTTAAAAGATCAGGGCAAGAAAGTGACTCGTGAAGGTGCTATGGCGAAGTTGTTTGCTTCGGAAACGGCGGTAGAAGTTTCAAACGAAGGGGTACAGATCTTGGGTGGATATGGATTTACCAAGGATTTCCCTGCGGAGAAATATTTTAGAGATGCGAAGTTATGTACGATTGGTGAAGGTACAAGCTCGATCCAACGTATGGTTATTGCTAGAGAAATTAAAAAAGATGTCGAATAA
- a CDS encoding hydroxymethylglutaryl-CoA lyase, giving the protein MSNNNPFVSLVDCPRDAIQGIKYPIDTKRKIQYINQLIKSKLFDCIDFGSFVSPKAVPQMADTKEVLEGLEKDEQVKLLAIIANQRGAQIGAEHQQIDYLGFPFSISETFQQNNTNSSIQEAYVNVQGILDILNKAGKQELVVYISMAFGNPYGDDWSMVLVSDWIGRLREAGVSNFSIADTTAEATPESVGELFRKLGSDFPDNSFSIHLHSQIESALLKVNAAYDAGCRRFEGAILGYGGCPFAKDELVGNIPTELLVDRFNKGSYEQVQQLMFGFQDLIRNEL; this is encoded by the coding sequence ATGTCGAATAATAATCCTTTTGTAAGCTTAGTCGATTGTCCTCGGGATGCTATCCAGGGGATAAAATATCCTATAGATACCAAACGCAAGATTCAATATATTAATCAGTTGATAAAAAGTAAACTGTTTGATTGTATTGACTTTGGCAGTTTTGTTTCTCCAAAAGCGGTTCCGCAGATGGCTGATACAAAAGAGGTGTTGGAGGGATTGGAAAAAGATGAGCAGGTTAAGTTATTGGCTATTATAGCCAATCAACGAGGCGCGCAAATCGGGGCTGAGCATCAACAAATTGATTATTTAGGTTTTCCGTTTTCTATTTCGGAGACCTTTCAACAAAATAACACGAATTCAAGTATCCAGGAGGCCTATGTAAATGTACAGGGCATCCTGGATATTTTAAATAAAGCAGGCAAGCAAGAGCTGGTAGTTTACATCTCGATGGCCTTTGGTAATCCTTATGGGGACGACTGGAGCATGGTTTTGGTAAGCGATTGGATCGGTAGGCTACGAGAGGCTGGCGTAAGCAATTTTTCTATTGCTGATACAACGGCTGAAGCAACCCCGGAATCGGTTGGAGAACTGTTTAGAAAATTAGGATCTGATTTTCCGGATAACTCTTTCAGTATCCATTTGCATAGCCAGATTGAGAGTGCTTTATTGAAGGTAAATGCGGCTTATGATGCTGGTTGCCGACGTTTTGAGGGCGCAATATTAGGCTATGGTGGCTGTCCGTTTGCGAAAGACGAATTGGTAGGCAATATTCCTACGGAATTGTTGGTAGACCGTTTTAATAAGGGTTCTTACGAACAAGTACAGCAATTGATGTTTGGTTTTCAAGATTTGATTCGCAATGAACTATAA
- a CDS encoding enoyl-CoA hydratase/isomerase family protein, translating to MNYNYIQTNVDSYIFSLTLNREAKRNAFTPTMVNEIAHALAEADADDRVKVVVVRANGPVFCAGMDLKTYQDPSLDQQNPEIQNQTISLGEVFDRLNKPSIAVVEGDVIAGGFLFILGCTYVLAKENLNFKLPEVNLGIFPFQVLASLVRVMPEKKALQLCLDGEPFTTSKAMAYGIVDDYLVDERLRDLIASFENKNTYALQAGMEALKAIRGMDSKGQYDYLLTCLSKLRDKEEVKRQIADQLKKD from the coding sequence ATGAACTATAATTACATTCAAACGAACGTTGACAGTTATATTTTTTCGCTAACACTAAATCGTGAGGCGAAGAGAAATGCTTTTACACCGACGATGGTCAATGAGATTGCTCATGCCCTGGCGGAAGCGGATGCCGATGATCGTGTGAAAGTGGTTGTCGTTCGTGCAAATGGCCCTGTCTTTTGTGCAGGTATGGATTTGAAGACCTATCAAGATCCTAGCTTGGATCAGCAGAATCCAGAGATTCAAAATCAGACGATATCATTAGGTGAGGTTTTCGATCGCTTGAACAAGCCGTCCATTGCCGTGGTTGAGGGTGATGTTATTGCTGGTGGCTTTTTGTTTATCTTGGGTTGTACTTATGTTTTGGCTAAGGAAAACTTAAATTTTAAGCTACCGGAAGTTAATTTAGGTATTTTTCCGTTTCAGGTATTGGCGAGCTTAGTTCGCGTGATGCCGGAAAAGAAGGCCTTACAGCTTTGTTTAGATGGCGAGCCATTTACGACATCAAAGGCAATGGCATATGGCATTGTGGATGATTATCTGGTAGACGAGCGTTTGCGCGATTTGATTGCTTCTTTCGAGAATAAGAACACCTATGCCCTACAAGCTGGGATGGAAGCCTTGAAAGCGATCAGAGGAATGGATTCAAAGGGACAATACGATTACCTGTTGACCTGTTTATCTAAATTGAGAGATAAAGAAGAGGTTAAAAGGCAAATTGCTGATCAGCTAAAGAAAGATTAA
- a CDS encoding ScpA family protein — protein MEASNYEIKLAQFEGPFDLLLFFIERDELNIHDIPISKITDDFLAYIQHMQALNIELASEFIFVASTLMRIKAKMLLPRPELDENENEVDLKKELVQKLLLYKQFKVVTEELKVMEETRAMHFERGNIAQDLKIASKSIRNTEEELSSFTLYRLMMVYERMMYNYTHRIQEVKHTVVKYPYTIEQQKKAISELIELNKTLDFSAIAKHSENKVQFVYNFLAVLEMLQQKLLDIEVGLGYNNFFINKKVS, from the coding sequence GAACGAGATGAATTGAATATTCACGATATCCCTATCTCAAAAATTACCGACGATTTCTTAGCCTATATACAACATATGCAGGCCTTGAACATCGAACTGGCGAGTGAATTTATCTTCGTAGCCTCGACCCTCATGCGCATCAAAGCCAAAATGTTATTGCCTCGTCCGGAGCTTGATGAAAATGAGAACGAAGTCGATCTGAAAAAGGAACTTGTTCAAAAACTATTGCTCTATAAACAGTTCAAGGTGGTAACCGAAGAACTCAAAGTGATGGAAGAAACGCGCGCGATGCATTTTGAACGCGGCAATATCGCTCAAGACCTCAAGATCGCCTCGAAATCCATCCGCAATACTGAAGAAGAACTGTCTTCCTTTACCCTCTACCGCTTGATGATGGTGTACGAAAGAATGATGTACAATTATACGCACCGTATTCAGGAAGTAAAACATACGGTCGTTAAGTACCCTTACACCATCGAGCAGCAAAAGAAAGCAATTTCAGAGCTTATAGAACTTAATAAAACCTTAGATTTCTCGGCTATCGCCAAACATTCAGAAAATAAAGTACAGTTTGTTTATAATTTCTTAGCCGTACTGGAGATGTTGCAACAAAAGTTGCTAGATATCGAAGTTGGCTTGGGATACAACAATTTCTTTATCAATAAAAAGGTTTCTTAA